The following coding sequences lie in one Glycine max cultivar Williams 82 chromosome 19, Glycine_max_v4.0, whole genome shotgun sequence genomic window:
- the LOC113000407 gene encoding L-ascorbate peroxidase, cytosolic-like, with protein sequence MDYRFDAFWCVSCADGTLLEPLTRAQTLVDPSDIAIRLLEPLKAEFPILSYADFYPLAGVVAVEVTGGPEVPFHPGREV encoded by the exons ATGGATTATCGTTTTGACGCATTTTGGTGTGTTTCGTGTGCAGATGGCACTCTGCTGGAACCTTTGACAAGGGCACAAACACTGGTGGACCCTTCGGACATCGCTATTAGGCTTTTGGAGCCACTCAAGGCGGAGTTCCCTATTTTGAGCTACGCCGATTTCTACCCG TTGGCTGGCGTTGTTGCCGTTGAGGTCACGGGTGGACCTGAAGTTCCATTCCACCCTGGAAGAGAGGTATAA